From a single Vitis vinifera cultivar Pinot Noir 40024 chromosome 18, ASM3070453v1 genomic region:
- the LOC100853407 gene encoding retrovirus-related Pol polyprotein from transposon RE1: MAKGKPPQHSFQSPMEDHSSPYFLHNGDHPSLSLVSLSLVGSGSNYHSWRRSMVTALNAKNKLGFVDGTISRPAATDLLAGPWSRCNSMVVSWLSNSVCKEIAESILYHETAIEIWNDLYERFHQGSGPRIFELKQKILAHTQGSADVNTYYTRLKSLWDELREFKAIPVCNCGGMRVYMEDQQRESVMQFLLGLNESFAPIRAQILLMEPTPPLNKVFSLVVQEERQRSLTTSNSPAFTAPVSSRFQAASRASSPTNASRSRNDRPLCTHCNILGHTVDRCYKIHGYPPGFRNRPNFRPNGSRPNQMLPNSLHTNQLTLTDGSTASASPPPLTHDQHNQLLALLSLHNSSGSSASFDDSNPLQQSISNFTGILSLSPSSSTLNPSIWILHSGATHHVCTNSSMFHSIHSFSSNTVTLPTGTKIPITGIGTIHLSPHLVLEHDHSQGKLIGMGRRQGNLYLLDSSAFRSISSVFVVDNNTSAHKRLPFDCHNNLSSSPFDLIHCDIWGPFHIPTHDGFRYFLTIVDDCTRNTWVHLLRAKSDVKTIFPQFFSMVKTQFGLTIKAVRSDNAPELNLSNLFTQLGYKILDLETNRISVSRNVIFQESVFPFKLSQNNNSVASDFFSEKVLHVVPVSTPSPSFDNLTSHPNSPDSSSNDTSPHTSSHTTTRSSRVSQPPKYLSDYHCYLASSTPHFDISNSTPYPLSDVISYNKLSPSFRAFSISISTITEPTTYAEAVVVPEWQHAMRAELQALESNNTWSLCTLPPGKTAIGCKWLYRVKYHADGSIERYKARLVAKGFTQQEGVDFFDTFSPVAKMVTVKVLLSLASIYNWHLTHLDVNNAFLHGDLSEEVFMHLPPGYHREGEPLLPSNTVCKLHKSIYGLRQASRQWFAKFSGVLISEGFQQSHSDYSLFIKTAGNDFIALLVYVDDIIVASNNKIAADNLKNSLNKSFKLKDLGNLKYFLGLEVARSAKGILINQRKYALELLSETGYLGCKPAKTPMQPNMQLSQDDGELLTDPSMYRRLIGKLIYLTITRPDLTYSVNKLSQFLSQPRRPHLQAVYRILQYIKGSPGKGIFFSASSSLQLKAFSDSDWAACPDSRKSVTGFCIFLGDSLISWK; the protein is encoded by the exons ATGGCTAAGGGCAAACCTCCTCAGCATTCTTTTCAGTCTCCCATGGAAGATCATAGTAGTCCCTATTTTCTTCACAATGGTGATCATCCAAGTCTCTCTCTGGTTTCTCTTTCACTTGTTGGATCTGGTTCAAACTATCATTCTTGGCGCCGATCAATGGTTacagctctaaatgctaaaaacAAACTTGGGTTTGTAGATGGAACCATCTCACGTCCTGCTGCAACAGATCTCCTTGCTGGTCCTTGGTCTCGCTGCAACAGCATGGTCGTATCTTGGCTCTCTAACTCGGTTTGCAAAGAAATTGCAGAGAGCATCCTCTATCATGAAACAGCCATCGAAATATGGAATGATCTATACGAACGATTTCATCAGGGCAGTGGTCCTCGAATTTTTGAACTCAAGCAAAAAATTCTTGCTCACACTCAGGGATCGGCTGATGTCAATACCTACTATACTCGACTAAAATCCTTGTGGGATGAGCTTCGAGAATTCAAGGCGATACCGGTTTGCAATTGCGGTGGCATGCGTGTTTATATGGAGGATCAACAACGAGAATCTGTGATGCAATTTCTGCTGGGTTTGAACGAATCCTTTGCTCCGATTCGAGCTCAGATCCTGTTGATGGAACCGACTCCTCCGCTGAACAAAGTTTTCTCCCTGGTTGTTCAAGAAGAACGACAACGATCTCTTACCACATCCAACTCTCCGGCATTCACTGCTCCTGTTTCCTCCAGATTTCAAGCGGCATCCAGAGCTTCTTCTCCTACTAATGCCTCTCGATCAAGAAATGATCGCCCACTCTGTACCCATTGCAACATCTTGGGTCACACAGTTGATCGGTGCTACAAAATACATGGGTATCCACCTGGATTCAGAAATAGGCCCAACTTCAGGCCCAATGGTTCTCGCCCAAATCAGATGCTACCCAATAGTCTTCACACGAATCAGTTAACTCTCACAGATGGCTCCACCGCTTCTGCATCTCCACCGCCTCTCACTCATGACCAGCACAATCAGTTATTGGCTCTCTTGAGTTTGCACAACTCGAGTGGCTCCTCTGCCTCATTCGATGACAGCAACCCGCTTCAGCAATCCATTTCCAACTTCACTGGTAtcctttctctttctccttcATCATCCACTCTCAACCCTAGCATTTGGATTTTACATTCAGGGGCAACCCACCATGTTTGCACTAATTCCTCCATGTTTCACtctattcattcattttcttccaaCACTGTCACTTTACCCACTGGTACAAAAATACCAATCACCGGAATAGGCACCATTCATCTGTCACCTCATCTCGTGCTTGAACAT GACCATTCACAGGGGAAGCTGATTGGGATGGGTAGACGTCAAGGCAACCTTTACCTCTTAGATAGCTCAGCCTTTCGTTCTATTTCCTCTGTATTCGTTGTTGATAACAACACTTCTGCTCAT AAACGTTTGCCATTTGATTGCCATAATAATttatcttcttctccttttgatCTCATACACTGTGATATTTGGGGTCCATTTCATATTCCCACACATGATGGATTTCGTTATTTTTTGACAATCGTTGATGATTGTACAAGGAATACATGGGTTCATCTTCTACGTGCTAAATCTGATGTCAAGACCATTTTTCCACAATTTTTCTCCATGGTTAAAACCCAGTTTGGTCTCACAATTAAAGCAGTTCGCAGTGACAATGCCCCTGAATTAAATCTGTCCAATCTCTTTACCCAACTTG GTTACAAAATTCTAGACTTAGAGACCAACCGAATATCTGTCTCTCGGAATGTTATCTTCCAAGAATCTGTGTTTCCTTTCAAGTTATCTCAGAATAATAACTCTGTTGCTTCAGATTTCTTTTCTGAAAAGGTGCTGCATGTTGTACCAGTTTCTACCCCTTCCCCTTCTTTTGATAATTTGACTTCACATCCTAACAGCCCTGACTCTTCCTCCAATGACACTTCACCTCATACCTCCTCCCACACAACCACCAGATCTTCTAGAGTATCCCAGCCACCCAAATATCTCTCTGATTATCACTGTTATTTAGCTTCTTCTACTCCTCATTTTGATATATCCAACTCCACTCCTTACCCCTTATCTGATGTCATCTCCTACAATAAACTTTCCCCTTCTTTTCGTGcattttctatttccatttCCACCATCACAGAACCAACAACATATGCTGAGGCAGTCGTTGTACCCGAGTGGCAGCATGCTATGCGAGCTGAACTGCAAGCTTTAGAGTCCAATAATACCTGGTCTTTGTGCACTCTACCCCCTGGAAAAACAGCAATTGGTTGCAAATGGCTTTATCGTGTTAAATATCATGCTGATGGTTCTATTGAAAGGTACAAAGCACGACTTGTTGCCAAAGGGTTCACACAGCAGGAAGGTGTTGATTTTTTTGATACTTTTTCACCTGTTGCCAAGATGGTTACTGTCAAGGTATTACTCTCTCTTGCTTCTATTTACAATTGGCATTTGACTCACCTTGATGTCAACAATGCATTTTTGCACGGTGATCTGTCTGAAGAAGTTTTCATGCATCTTCCTCCTGGTTATCACCGTGAGGGGGAGCCTTTATTACCTTCCAACACAGTTTGTAAGTTACACAAATCCATCTATGGCTTGAGACAAGCATCTAGGCAGTGGTTTGCAAAATTCTCTGGTGTTCTAATCTCTGAAGGCTTTCAGCAATCTCATTCAGATTATTCTCTATTTATCAAGACAGCAGGAAATGATTTTATTGCTTTGttagtgtatgttgatgacataataGTTGCTAGTAACAACAAGATTGCTGCTGATAATTTGAAGAATTCTCTCAACAAAAGCTTCAAATTAAAGGATCTAGGAAATCTCAAGTATTTTCTTGGACTTGAAGTAGCTAGATCAGCTAAAGGGATCCTGATAAACCAGAGAAAATATGCTCTGGAACTCCTATCTGAAACAGGCTACTTAGGATGCAAACCTGCCAAAACTCCAATGCAACCGAATATGCAACTTTCTCAAGATGATGGAGAGCTGCTAACAGATCCCAGCATGTACAGAAGGCTCATAGGGAAGCTTATATACCTTACTATCACCAGGCCAGACCTAACTTACTCGGTGAACAAGTTGAGCCAATTCCTAAGTCAACCGAGGAGACCACATTTGCAAGCAGTCTATAGGATTCTTCAATATATCAAAGGCTCACCAGGCAAAGGTATTTTCTTCTCAGCTTCCTCATCTCTTCAATTAAAGGCCTTCTCAGATTCTGATTGGGCAGCATGCCCAGATTCTAGAAAATCAGTTACTGGATTTTGTATATTTCTTGGAGATTCTTTGATatcatggaaataa